A portion of the Clostridium gelidum genome contains these proteins:
- a CDS encoding ABC transporter ATP-binding protein produces MNNNIIEMKNITKSFFIGKPNQLDILKNININIKKGEFISIVGASGSGKSTLMNIIGALDRQTSGEYILDDVDISKISDNNLSEIRNKKIGFVFQTSNLIPRTNSLKNVELPMLYYGVDRKTRKNKALALLQLVGMEDRITHLPNELSGGQKQRVAIARALANDPDIILADEPTGALDSETGRLIMDIFHKIHETQGRTIILITHEMKLANETQRIITLKDGEIVGEKNNGFKNIFSLV; encoded by the coding sequence TTGAATAATAATATAATTGAAATGAAAAACATAACGAAAAGCTTTTTTATAGGAAAACCCAATCAGTTAGATATCCTTAAAAATATCAATATTAATATCAAAAAGGGAGAATTTATATCTATTGTTGGTGCATCTGGATCTGGTAAAAGCACTTTAATGAATATTATAGGTGCTCTTGATAGACAAACTTCCGGTGAGTACATTCTTGATGATGTAGATATTAGCAAAATTTCTGATAATAATTTATCAGAAATAAGAAATAAGAAGATAGGATTTGTATTCCAAACTTCGAATTTAATACCTAGAACAAATTCTCTGAAGAATGTGGAGCTACCAATGCTTTATTATGGTGTAGATAGAAAAACAAGAAAAAATAAAGCATTAGCGCTTTTGCAATTAGTGGGAATGGAAGATAGAATAACTCATCTACCAAATGAATTATCAGGTGGACAAAAGCAAAGAGTTGCAATTGCTCGTGCCCTTGCAAATGATCCGGATATCATACTTGCAGATGAACCAACAGGAGCTCTTGATTCTGAAACAGGAAGATTAATTATGGATATATTTCACAAGATTCATGAAACACAAGGAAGAACAATAATATTAATAACTCATGAAATGAAACTTGCAAATGAAACACAAAGAATAATAACATTAAAAGATGGTGAAATAGTAGGAGAAAAAAACAATGGTTTTAAGAACATATTTAGTTTGGTTTAA
- a CDS encoding helicase-related protein, which yields MKNNAAQRDFKKYKSQINQIEEIVEHSKPGALIEHESSIRKKLKKLKDLEDQSLKDFKVVCERYEDILESVSKRMLDSYNQKNNTEFDFYDVLRGNYNNYLNQGIMTILTKQHIPKLIAKEFEENFPSNPKDEYTRARHMKRKFYIHLGDTNTGKTYNAIERLKTAKKGVYLSPLRILALENFEKLNREGVICNLSTGEEEIINVGATHTSCTIEKVNLKEHYDIAVIDEIQMIRDPFRGMAWSRAVLGLDCDEIHICGAANSKFILETMINDCKDEYKIKEYKRNIPLEVEYKNFNYNDTKEGDAIVIFSKKRVLEIAQEYSSKGIRASIIYGDLPPEVRKMQYEQFVNKETKVLVTTDAIGMGVNLPIRRIVFVSIRKFDGEEVRELTSQEIKQVGGRAGRIGIYDTGYIASVGGNADIIKSKLEAEDETIREAVIGPSEAILNIRSLPLNEKLALWSTREEKLDYYKKMDISEYILILDKIKKYKLNEEIQWDLLKVPFDVTRDELMNTFLDYVDELFVNKQKELFLPQCYNGNLDDLEIYYQKINMYYSFCKIFSLKMDVKWVYDERVKISEEINEILLRI from the coding sequence ATGAAGAATAATGCAGCACAAAGGGATTTTAAAAAATATAAAAGTCAAATAAATCAAATAGAAGAAATAGTAGAACATTCAAAACCAGGAGCACTTATAGAACATGAAAGTTCAATAAGAAAGAAACTCAAAAAGCTTAAAGACTTGGAAGATCAAAGTTTAAAAGACTTTAAAGTAGTCTGCGAAAGGTATGAAGATATACTAGAAAGTGTCTCAAAGAGAATGCTTGATTCTTATAATCAAAAAAATAATACTGAATTTGATTTTTATGATGTTTTACGTGGAAATTACAATAATTATTTAAACCAAGGAATAATGACTATACTTACAAAACAACATATTCCTAAATTAATTGCAAAGGAATTTGAAGAGAATTTTCCAAGTAATCCTAAGGATGAATACACTCGGGCTAGACATATGAAGAGGAAGTTCTATATACATTTAGGTGATACCAATACTGGAAAAACTTATAATGCAATTGAAAGGCTTAAAACTGCAAAGAAGGGTGTGTATTTATCACCACTTAGAATTCTTGCTTTAGAAAATTTTGAAAAGCTTAATAGAGAGGGAGTAATCTGTAATCTTTCAACTGGGGAAGAAGAAATAATAAATGTAGGTGCTACTCATACTTCATGTACAATAGAAAAGGTTAACTTAAAAGAGCATTATGATATAGCTGTTATTGATGAAATTCAAATGATTAGAGATCCATTTCGTGGTATGGCATGGAGTAGAGCAGTACTAGGTCTAGATTGTGATGAAATACATATATGTGGAGCTGCTAATTCAAAATTTATATTAGAAACAATGATAAATGACTGCAAAGATGAATATAAAATAAAAGAATACAAAAGAAATATTCCATTAGAAGTTGAATATAAAAACTTTAATTACAACGATACTAAAGAAGGAGATGCTATTGTAATATTTTCTAAAAAAAGAGTACTAGAAATAGCACAAGAGTATTCTAGTAAAGGAATTAGAGCTAGTATAATATATGGAGATTTGCCACCAGAAGTTAGAAAAATGCAATACGAACAATTTGTAAATAAAGAAACAAAGGTACTTGTAACTACTGATGCTATAGGAATGGGAGTAAATTTACCTATAAGAAGAATTGTTTTTGTCAGTATAAGAAAATTTGATGGAGAAGAAGTAAGAGAATTAACGTCACAAGAAATAAAACAGGTTGGAGGACGTGCAGGAAGAATTGGAATTTATGATACTGGATATATTGCAAGTGTAGGTGGAAATGCAGATATAATTAAATCTAAACTCGAAGCTGAAGATGAAACTATAAGAGAAGCTGTTATTGGCCCATCAGAGGCAATACTTAATATTAGAAGTTTACCTTTAAATGAGAAACTTGCCCTTTGGAGCACTCGCGAAGAAAAGTTAGATTATTATAAAAAAATGGATATTAGTGAATATATATTAATTTTAGATAAAATAAAAAAATATAAACTTAATGAAGAAATACAATGGGATTTATTAAAGGTTCCTTTTGATGTGACAAGAGATGAATTAATGAATACATTTTTAGATTATGTAGATGAGCTATTTGTTAACAAGCAAAAAGAATTATTTCTTCCACAGTGCTATAATGGCAATTTAGATGATTTAGAAATATATTATCAAAAGATAAATATGTATTATTCATTTTGTAAAATATTCAGTTTGAAAATGGATGTAAAATGGGTTTATGATGAAAGAGTTAAGATAAGTGAAGAAATAAATGAAATACTTTTGAGAATTTAA
- the pepT gene encoding peptidase T: MKAYERLLKYVEVYTVSDENSDTHPTTLRQFDLANILVEEMKELAICDVKLDDNCYVYGYIPATKGYEDKLSIGLIAHMDTAPAANGDNVKPQIIENYDGGDVVLKGNNSILSPERFKSLKNLKGRTLITTDGTSLLGADDKAGIAEILTACEVIMKENIPHGKICVGFTPDEEVGLGAHFFDVKNFGADFAYTIDGGEEGEISFENFNAAAAKIEISGVSVHPGSAKNTMINALNVAIEFNSMLPAAERPEYTEGYEGFYYLEKLSGNTDNATMEYILRDHNAEKFEVKKSMIQLAEKLINEKYGAGTVKATIRDQYKNMIENIKPCFHLIDNATEAMKTLNVTPVIEPIRGGTDGATLSYMGLPCPNLGTGGFAYHGEFEHITVEGMDICTNIIIEILKRYAN; this comes from the coding sequence ATGAAAGCTTATGAACGTTTATTAAAATATGTTGAGGTATATACTGTGTCAGATGAAAATTCGGATACACATCCAACAACTTTAAGGCAATTTGATTTAGCCAATATACTTGTAGAGGAAATGAAGGAACTTGCTATTTGCGATGTTAAGTTAGATGATAATTGTTATGTATATGGTTATATTCCAGCGACAAAAGGGTATGAGGATAAGCTAAGTATAGGCCTTATAGCTCATATGGATACTGCACCAGCAGCTAATGGAGATAATGTAAAACCACAAATAATTGAAAATTATGATGGTGGAGATGTTGTTTTAAAAGGAAACAATAGTATTTTATCACCTGAGAGATTTAAGTCGTTAAAAAATTTAAAGGGTAGAACTCTTATTACGACTGATGGAACTTCATTACTTGGAGCTGATGATAAAGCAGGAATTGCAGAAATACTTACAGCATGTGAAGTTATAATGAAAGAAAATATCCCTCATGGGAAAATATGTGTAGGATTTACTCCAGATGAAGAAGTAGGACTTGGAGCACACTTTTTCGATGTGAAAAACTTTGGGGCAGATTTTGCATATACAATTGATGGAGGAGAGGAAGGCGAAATATCTTTTGAAAACTTCAATGCAGCAGCAGCCAAAATAGAAATTAGTGGTGTATCAGTTCACCCAGGCTCTGCAAAAAATACAATGATAAATGCCTTAAATGTAGCTATTGAATTTAACTCAATGTTACCAGCAGCAGAAAGACCAGAATATACTGAAGGGTATGAAGGTTTCTATTATTTAGAAAAGCTTAGTGGAAATACAGATAATGCAACTATGGAATATATTTTACGTGATCATAATGCTGAAAAATTTGAAGTCAAAAAATCAATGATACAACTTGCAGAAAAGCTTATAAATGAAAAATATGGTGCAGGCACAGTAAAAGCTACAATAAGAGATCAATATAAAAATATGATTGAAAATATAAAACCTTGTTTTCATCTTATAGATAATGCAACAGAAGCTATGAAAACTTTAAATGTTACACCTGTTATAGAACCAATTCGTGGTGGTACAGATGGAGCAACTTTAAGCTATATGGGATTACCTTGTCCTAACCTTGGAACTGGTGGGTTTGCATACCATGGAGAATTTGAACATATTACAGTAGAAGGCATGGATATTTGCACAAATATTATTATTGAAATATTGAAGAGGTATGCCAATTAA
- a CDS encoding xanthine phosphoribosyltransferase has product MESLHKRILEEGQALSETVLKVDSFLNHQVDSELMYEMGTYFKNYFENHKVTKIFTIESSGIAPTVMTAMQMNLPMVTLKKQNSKILNGDVYQTTVHSFTKDMNYELTLSKKFINKNDNILIIDDFLANGEASLGAARLVEEAGATVAGIGIVIEKSFQKGPQMLKDKGYDVYSLARIAKLSKGTIEFVK; this is encoded by the coding sequence ATGGAAAGCTTACATAAGCGTATATTAGAAGAAGGTCAAGCGTTATCAGAAACTGTATTAAAGGTTGACTCGTTTTTAAATCATCAAGTTGATTCAGAATTAATGTATGAAATGGGTACATATTTTAAAAATTATTTTGAAAATCATAAGGTTACAAAGATATTTACAATTGAAAGTTCAGGAATTGCACCAACTGTAATGACAGCAATGCAAATGAATTTACCTATGGTTACATTAAAAAAGCAAAATTCAAAAATTTTAAATGGTGATGTTTATCAAACAACAGTGCATTCATTTACAAAAGATATGAATTATGAATTAACACTATCTAAAAAATTCATAAATAAAAACGATAATATATTAATTATAGATGACTTTTTAGCAAATGGAGAAGCATCACTTGGAGCAGCAAGGTTAGTAGAAGAAGCTGGAGCAACAGTTGCTGGAATTGGTATTGTAATAGAAAAATCTTTTCAAAAAGGTCCACAAATGCTAAAAGATAAGGGCTATGATGTCTATTCACTAGCAAGAATAGCTAAACTGTCGAAGGGAACTATAGAATTTGTGAAATAA
- a CDS encoding DUF4179 domain-containing protein, with protein sequence MINKKINKLLSSILGIMLSFGIMEMRALADDSVEATSSYNTNVNLTENKSYIVNKDSSIEKNGLKITIDKIVATKHKLKATVIVENEKSFDESELNNAIAQLTYGDNKCDSEGVSYEHPDEKTLRITLERNTGDEELPEKGELRIDIVLPNYKVNVGLNAYVDFSQSFKNTIEKDISAKIPEFGITLNKLESNIMGTRIIYSQPARDYSKRVENDFSNLPYSAIILKVGDKMFKTISAGGYSSADKDRLEFGSYEAECATYEKVKDQKNISIIPMVCNMNWNDTRKIYDDNKKNGYNEKREANKETINNVSYIKSFDFSDGSKGEIYNIERKDNTIKVYCKGTSDKESLLMASNMFMYYNLGDDKLGYNNIYDSRSNMSFYKDSKDAIGYIVEFNNVDKDKTVELDFEGMIKQIDKFKVGDEIQISK encoded by the coding sequence ATGATAAATAAAAAGATAAATAAATTATTAAGTTCTATATTAGGAATTATGTTAAGCTTTGGAATTATGGAAATGCGAGCTTTGGCTGATGATAGTGTAGAAGCTACTTCATCTTATAATACAAATGTAAATTTGACTGAAAATAAAAGTTACATTGTAAATAAAGATAGTAGTATTGAAAAGAATGGACTAAAAATAACAATAGATAAGATTGTGGCAACAAAACATAAATTAAAAGCAACAGTTATAGTAGAAAATGAAAAGTCTTTTGATGAAAGTGAATTAAATAATGCAATAGCACAACTCACCTATGGAGATAATAAATGTGATAGTGAAGGGGTATCATATGAGCATCCAGATGAAAAGACATTACGAATAACCTTAGAAAGAAATACTGGTGATGAAGAATTACCAGAAAAGGGAGAGTTAAGAATTGATATAGTACTTCCAAATTATAAAGTTAATGTGGGGTTAAATGCATATGTAGATTTCTCACAATCATTTAAAAATACAATTGAAAAAGATATATCTGCAAAAATACCTGAGTTTGGTATTACTTTAAACAAATTAGAATCCAATATAATGGGAACGCGAATTATTTATAGTCAACCTGCAAGAGATTATAGTAAAAGAGTAGAAAATGATTTTTCGAATTTACCATATTCTGCAATAATATTAAAAGTTGGAGATAAAATGTTTAAGACAATATCTGCTGGAGGTTATTCTTCAGCAGATAAGGATAGATTAGAATTTGGAAGTTATGAGGCTGAGTGTGCAACTTATGAAAAAGTAAAAGATCAAAAGAATATAAGCATAATACCAATGGTTTGTAATATGAATTGGAATGATACAAGAAAAATATATGATGATAATAAAAAGAACGGATATAATGAGAAAAGAGAAGCTAATAAGGAAACAATTAACAATGTAAGTTATATTAAATCATTTGATTTTTCTGATGGAAGCAAGGGAGAAATATATAATATTGAAAGAAAAGATAATACTATAAAAGTATATTGCAAAGGTACTTCTGATAAAGAAAGTTTGTTAATGGCAAGTAATATGTTTATGTATTATAATCTTGGAGATGATAAGTTAGGTTATAACAATATATATGATAGTAGATCAAATATGAGTTTCTATAAAGATTCAAAAGATGCTATTGGGTACATTGTGGAATTTAATAATGTAGATAAAGATAAAACAGTTGAATTAGATTTTGAAGGTATGATAAAGCAAATAGACAAATTTAAAGTAGGAGATGAAATACAAATATCTAAATAA
- a CDS encoding DUF4179 domain-containing protein, translating to MVNKKLSRSLGPILGIMGFMLGVGVLELPVLADDNVQANYAYSNSTTSAAVTYKDYGININKSATQNGFKVTVEKATATKHKLKVTLKIESEKSFEKMKRNNSIFEVTYGKGDSHSHTNSRSEYINDKTMIVTLEKDNYEGEYPENGEMRVDVVLSNYKVNIGIDIPVDFTESFNNIIEKDISGKIPEFDYTLNKLESDIMGTRITYSKPKRDENTEDKSDTLFNSAMVLKVGDKMYKTGSNGSYSGEDGVSIGNYESKLATYDKVKDENNISIIPVICNISVDELDKIYKQDINKEKNISKETTNNVSYEKNFNFTDGSKGEIYKIERNDNSIKVYCKGESEKESLLMVSNIDMNYQYIKGNKDNVFYDNDNVSFYKDQKESLGYIVEFDNVEKDKIVELSFNTIIKNADKYKLENEIKLSN from the coding sequence ATGGTAAATAAAAAATTAAGTAGAAGTCTAGGACCTATTTTAGGAATTATGGGATTTATGTTAGGGGTAGGTGTATTAGAATTACCAGTTCTAGCAGATGATAATGTACAAGCTAATTATGCATATTCAAATAGTACAACTTCTGCAGCTGTTACGTATAAAGATTATGGAATTAACATAAATAAAAGTGCAACTCAAAATGGATTTAAAGTAACTGTGGAAAAAGCAACAGCAACTAAGCATAAATTGAAAGTAACACTTAAAATTGAAAGTGAAAAATCTTTTGAAAAAATGAAACGTAATAATTCAATTTTTGAGGTAACCTATGGAAAGGGAGATTCTCATAGTCATACTAATTCTCGTTCTGAGTATATAAATGATAAAACCATGATTGTAACTTTAGAAAAAGATAATTATGAAGGGGAATATCCTGAAAATGGAGAAATGAGGGTAGATGTAGTATTATCTAATTACAAAGTTAACATAGGAATTGATATACCTGTAGATTTTACAGAATCTTTTAATAATATAATTGAAAAAGATATCTCAGGCAAAATACCAGAATTTGATTATACGTTAAATAAATTAGAATCTGACATTATGGGAACAAGAATTACTTATAGCAAGCCTAAACGAGATGAGAATACAGAGGATAAAAGTGATACTTTATTTAATTCAGCAATGGTATTAAAAGTTGGAGATAAAATGTATAAAACAGGTTCTAATGGGAGTTATTCAGGAGAAGATGGAGTATCAATAGGTAATTATGAATCAAAATTAGCAACATATGATAAGGTTAAAGATGAAAACAATATAAGTATAATACCTGTAATATGCAATATTTCAGTGGATGAATTAGACAAAATATATAAACAAGATATAAATAAAGAAAAAAACATTAGTAAAGAAACTACTAATAATGTAAGTTATGAAAAAAACTTTAATTTTACCGATGGATCAAAAGGAGAAATATATAAGATAGAAAGAAATGATAACAGTATAAAAGTATATTGCAAAGGTGAATCTGAAAAAGAAAGTTTATTAATGGTAAGCAATATCGATATGAACTATCAATATATAAAAGGAAACAAGGATAATGTCTTTTATGACAATGACAATGTGAGTTTTTATAAAGACCAAAAAGAATCACTTGGATATATTGTAGAATTTGATAATGTTGAAAAAGATAAAATAGTAGAATTAAGCTTTAACACAATAATAAAAAATGCTGATAAATATAAACTAGAAAATGAAATAAAATTATCTAATTAA
- a CDS encoding FapA family protein, with protein MENDEGAKVLNGEIIVVDSSKEERITIKARKNVKLFINDKECDIYKVYEVTSSDKITYTCEKTESIREANVIISEDKMKVYINVVYTPETEYKLKDREAFLNLAISTEIVSQKEPEHFTIFELKKILKEKGVVYGINEEQLQLAAEGCVQEFLIAKGKKPVKDIPSEVKLFFTPTQMVFPEIDSNDNFDYKNLFRISNVNAGDRIAKIIPEVIGEDGINVFGKAIKREYIRKMPINILSGCKVEDSNIIALIDGKAHIANNNVSVNPIYTVESVNMNTCNIKFYGDIEVYDSVDDNMSVNAGGSLDVSQNVNTSSVVTGGEITILGNAINSKILSGQIDIRKKEYSDVLTEFRDVVLKMIDSINELSINSLKFETSDLIRTLTEKNFGDFQKVALNIVSLNIKNKTKHNKLVDFIKDKVLGYNILNMKSLNDLVTLLNILENEIDYYDKHIIVPLDIRVGYCQDCSIKSTGNIVIGGRGEYISELTAMKDILFTRSDSVARGGILSAGENISAGIVGSKAHIPTTLIVPTSGKISAAVAFKNTIFCFGKTRMILEETYENINAHYNEETRRIEISKSSL; from the coding sequence ATGGAAAATGATGAGGGAGCTAAAGTACTTAATGGAGAAATAATAGTTGTGGATAGTTCAAAAGAAGAACGTATAACAATAAAAGCTCGTAAAAATGTAAAATTATTTATTAATGATAAGGAATGTGATATTTACAAGGTATATGAAGTAACTTCAAGTGATAAAATAACATATACTTGTGAGAAAACTGAATCTATTAGGGAAGCAAATGTAATTATTTCTGAAGATAAAATGAAAGTGTACATAAATGTAGTTTATACTCCTGAGACTGAGTATAAATTAAAAGATAGAGAAGCATTTTTAAACTTAGCCATATCTACTGAAATAGTGTCTCAAAAGGAGCCGGAACATTTCACTATTTTTGAATTAAAGAAAATACTAAAAGAAAAGGGTGTAGTCTACGGAATCAATGAAGAGCAATTACAATTAGCAGCAGAAGGATGCGTGCAAGAATTTTTAATTGCAAAAGGTAAAAAACCAGTTAAAGATATACCAAGTGAAGTAAAGTTATTTTTTACACCAACTCAAATGGTATTTCCGGAAATTGATTCTAATGATAACTTTGATTATAAAAATCTATTTAGAATTTCAAATGTTAATGCAGGAGATAGGATTGCAAAAATTATTCCGGAAGTTATTGGCGAGGATGGAATTAATGTATTTGGAAAAGCAATAAAGAGAGAATATATTAGAAAAATGCCAATAAACATTTTAAGTGGATGTAAAGTTGAAGATAGTAATATTATAGCTCTCATCGATGGAAAAGCACATATAGCTAATAATAATGTAAGTGTTAACCCTATTTATACTGTAGAATCTGTAAATATGAATACTTGTAATATTAAATTTTATGGAGATATAGAGGTTTATGATAGTGTTGATGATAATATGTCTGTCAATGCAGGAGGTTCGCTCGATGTAAGCCAAAATGTCAATACTTCAAGTGTAGTTACTGGTGGAGAAATAACTATACTCGGTAATGCAATTAATTCAAAAATTTTATCAGGACAAATTGATATAAGAAAGAAAGAGTATTCAGATGTGTTGACTGAATTTAGAGATGTTGTATTAAAAATGATTGATTCTATAAATGAATTAAGTATTAATAGCTTAAAATTTGAAACTAGTGACCTTATAAGAACTTTAACTGAAAAAAATTTTGGCGATTTTCAAAAAGTAGCCTTAAACATAGTTTCACTAAATATAAAAAATAAAACAAAGCATAATAAGCTAGTGGATTTTATTAAGGATAAGGTGCTTGGATATAATATTTTAAATATGAAATCTTTAAATGATTTAGTTACCCTTCTTAATATATTAGAAAATGAGATAGATTATTATGACAAACATATAATAGTACCATTGGATATACGAGTAGGATATTGTCAGGATTGCAGTATAAAGTCTACTGGGAATATAGTAATAGGTGGCAGAGGCGAGTATATATCGGAACTTACAGCAATGAAAGATATACTTTTTACAAGGTCTGATTCTGTAGCAAGAGGCGGAATTTTATCAGCTGGAGAAAATATTAGTGCAGGAATTGTGGGTAGTAAGGCGCATATACCTACAACACTTATAGTACCTACATCTGGAAAGATAAGTGCTGCTGTAGCGTTTAAAAATACAATATTTTGCTTTGGAAAAACAAGAATGATTCTAGAAGAAACCTATGAAAATATTAATGCACATTATAATGAAGAAACTAGAAGAATTGAAATTAGTAAGTCATCATTGTAA
- a CDS encoding S66 family peptidase, producing the protein MDLLNYGDKVGIVACSNGLDKSNIIKMTQLENTLNLIGLKTVLSDKIYRKISDFNGTGKERAEILMKFFKDSSIKAIFDVSGGDLANGVLDYLDYEIIRHNPKPFFGYSDLSVILNSIYSKIKIKTYLYQIRNLIEDYKNKQIKEFKSTFMGNGNELLNFNYEWIQGNSMEGIVVGGNIRCLLKLSGTEYMPDFQDKIIFLESLNGDVHKMTTYLTQYKQMGVFKKVKGVILGSYTEMEREKYNPSIIEIIKEVVNNTNMPIIKTNEIGHGKDSKCIVIGGGIEIT; encoded by the coding sequence ATGGATTTATTAAATTATGGAGATAAAGTAGGAATTGTTGCCTGCTCTAATGGTTTAGATAAAAGTAACATAATAAAGATGACGCAATTAGAAAATACATTAAATTTGATTGGTCTCAAAACTGTGCTTAGTGATAAAATATATAGGAAAATTTCCGATTTTAATGGAACTGGAAAAGAAAGAGCTGAAATTTTAATGAAGTTTTTTAAGGATTCAAGTATAAAAGCTATATTTGATGTATCAGGTGGAGATTTAGCCAATGGAGTTTTGGATTATTTAGATTACGAAATTATAAGGCATAATCCTAAGCCTTTCTTTGGATATAGTGATTTATCTGTAATTTTAAATTCTATATATTCAAAAATAAAGATAAAAACTTATCTTTATCAAATAAGAAATTTAATAGAAGATTATAAGAATAAACAAATTAAAGAATTCAAAAGTACATTTATGGGAAATGGAAATGAACTTCTAAATTTTAATTATGAGTGGATACAAGGAAATTCTATGGAAGGAATTGTTGTAGGAGGAAATATTCGTTGCTTATTAAAACTTTCAGGTACAGAATACATGCCGGATTTTCAAGATAAAATCATATTTTTAGAAAGTCTAAATGGAGATGTACATAAGATGACAACATATTTAACTCAATATAAACAAATGGGTGTATTTAAAAAAGTCAAAGGAGTAATACTTGGAAGTTACACAGAGATGGAACGAGAAAAATATAATCCAAGCATAATAGAAATAATAAAAGAAGTTGTAAATAATACTAATATGCCAATTATAAAAACAAATGAAATTGGCCATGGAAAAGATTCAAAATGTATTGTCATTGGTGGAGGAATAGAAATAACATAA